A DNA window from Aminipila luticellarii contains the following coding sequences:
- a CDS encoding integrase core domain-containing protein, whose translation MHKMIRPYTPRHNGKVERSHRKDNEYFYAIAKFYSFNDFKLQLKKHNANYNNFPMRPLGWVSPRETLFNFLKHGVTYV comes from the coding sequence ATCCATAAAATGATAAGGCCTTATACTCCAAGACATAATGGTAAAGTGGAACGCTCACATCGTAAGGATAATGAATATTTTTATGCGATAGCAAAGTTCTACTCATTCAATGATTTTAAATTACAACTAAAAAAGCATAATGCAAACTACAATAACTTTCCTATGCGCCCTTTGGGCTGGGTTTCCCCAAGAGAAACTCTATTTAATTTTTTGAAGCACGGTGTAACATATGTTTGA
- a CDS encoding stalk domain-containing protein produces MKKQCKGFIMGFILACLLVIPTTALADNIQAQFNAANITVNGKDAVKLGENYQLSDGSIVPFSINYKGTTYIPIRKVSELLGIGIDYDNTTKTVQITTSSKGETGTQPAESENTSTSSAVTYTTSYCVFNECDKDANVNGDKMAHVIGYKDGKTMNILIDYSYYNAISAKIESPQLWQAKVDQQGNMTKVNAVSASKSGKVESSDSRSSVTLSSGKYDLEKTVVMYQWTEDKAYRVYSGNLKQDDYVNLYDTDGDKAYDIVLLNRDGKTIPAGDSTTSDTSSNTGNNQSGSSKTDTKTASTGYSVLNECWKSSNDDGNTVQKIVGFIDGKKMDTLTNDKSTVQDWSAPKLSSNGFSNTAVYKISLNSQYTALSADKIKADVQQGVTESANARSSVVIGGKTYQISSNAVMYKVTSDEEYKVFTGNLKQGDIVELYETDSSKDGYDIVILSRE; encoded by the coding sequence ATGAAAAAACAGTGTAAGGGGTTTATTATGGGGTTTATTTTAGCCTGTTTGCTGGTTATTCCAACAACAGCACTGGCGGATAACATCCAGGCACAGTTCAATGCAGCAAATATAACTGTGAATGGAAAGGATGCGGTGAAGCTGGGAGAAAACTATCAGCTGTCAGACGGTAGTATCGTGCCGTTCAGTATCAACTACAAAGGGACAACCTATATTCCTATTCGAAAGGTAAGTGAATTACTGGGGATTGGTATCGACTATGACAATACCACTAAAACTGTGCAGATTACGACGAGTTCAAAAGGAGAAACAGGGACGCAGCCGGCCGAGTCAGAAAATACTTCAACCAGTTCTGCAGTGACCTATACCACCTCGTACTGCGTTTTTAATGAATGTGACAAGGATGCAAACGTCAATGGGGATAAAATGGCTCATGTGATTGGATATAAAGACGGCAAGACGATGAATATCCTGATAGACTACTCGTATTATAATGCCATATCCGCTAAAATAGAATCTCCTCAGCTGTGGCAGGCAAAAGTGGACCAGCAGGGAAACATGACGAAAGTGAATGCGGTCTCAGCTTCCAAATCAGGAAAAGTGGAAAGCAGTGACAGCAGGAGCTCCGTAACGCTATCTTCTGGGAAATATGACCTTGAAAAGACGGTAGTCATGTATCAATGGACGGAGGATAAGGCATATAGGGTTTATAGCGGCAACTTAAAGCAGGATGATTATGTAAACTTATATGATACGGATGGTGACAAGGCTTACGATATTGTACTCTTAAACAGAGATGGAAAAACCATACCGGCCGGGGACAGTACGACATCAGACACAAGCAGTAACACCGGAAACAATCAATCCGGCAGCTCAAAAACAGATACCAAGACAGCTTCAACGGGTTATTCTGTTTTAAATGAGTGTTGGAAAAGCAGTAACGATGACGGAAATACGGTACAAAAAATAGTAGGATTTATAGACGGCAAAAAAATGGACACCTTGACGAATGACAAAAGCACCGTACAGGATTGGAGTGCTCCTAAACTCAGCAGCAATGGGTTCAGCAATACTGCCGTATATAAGATCAGCTTGAATTCACAATATACAGCGCTTTCCGCAGATAAGATCAAAGCAGATGTGCAGCAGGGAGTGACAGAAAGTGCCAATGCAAGAAGTTCAGTTGTGATAGGTGGAAAGACCTATCAGATATCCAGTAATGCAGTGATGTATAAAGTAACCAGTGACGAAGAATATAAAGTCTTTACGGGAAATCTGAAACAGGGCGATATTGTAGAGCTGTATGAAACGGATAGCTCAAAGGACGGGTATGATATTGTGATTTTATCAAGGGAGTAA
- the ytvI gene encoding sporulation integral membrane protein YtvI: MESQYSKKKSFIVNAVYALLIVLIVYVSLKYLFNLVSPFLFAFIFAFLLQKPSRRISAFTKIPTKWVSLVLVFVFYSTIGVLIALLGVKLIATVTALISQLPILYENQLEPFLLNSFHGIEDALDALSPTFIDKFNADFDQFVNSLGANVTEMSLSLIGMISNIASSLPGFFIKILIMIISTFFIAMDYNILVRFTLRQFSPKGREIILSIKKYIVNTLFVVIRSYAIIMSITFIELSIGLSLIQMNNAIIIALTIALFDILPVLGTGGIMIPWVLINLLQRDYQTAVSLLVLYLFITVIRNIIEPKIVGSQLGLHPVVTLFCIFLGANLFGVIGVFGFPIALSLLKHLNDAGTINVFK, translated from the coding sequence ATGGAATCTCAATATAGCAAAAAAAAATCGTTTATAGTGAATGCAGTTTATGCGTTGCTAATTGTTTTAATTGTATATGTTTCACTGAAATATCTTTTTAATTTAGTCAGTCCGTTTCTTTTTGCTTTTATATTTGCTTTTTTACTGCAAAAACCGTCCAGACGTATTTCAGCGTTTACGAAGATACCGACTAAATGGGTATCTCTTGTTTTGGTGTTCGTATTTTACAGTACTATTGGCGTGTTGATTGCATTACTTGGCGTGAAACTGATAGCGACCGTTACCGCCCTTATTTCACAGCTGCCGATCCTCTATGAAAATCAGCTGGAGCCCTTTTTACTGAACAGCTTTCACGGGATAGAGGACGCTCTCGACGCCTTGTCCCCTACGTTTATAGATAAGTTTAATGCAGACTTTGACCAATTTGTAAATTCCCTGGGTGCCAATGTGACAGAAATGTCTTTGTCCTTAATCGGAATGATTTCTAATATTGCTTCGTCTTTACCGGGATTTTTTATTAAAATTTTGATTATGATTATTTCTACCTTCTTTATTGCTATGGATTACAACATCCTGGTCCGATTTACGTTAAGACAATTCTCTCCCAAAGGAAGAGAAATTATTTTAAGCATAAAGAAGTATATTGTCAACACGCTGTTCGTAGTGATTCGTTCCTATGCGATCATCATGTCCATTACGTTTATAGAGCTGTCCATCGGACTTTCTCTTATTCAAATGAATAATGCGATTATCATAGCCCTGACCATTGCTTTATTTGATATCCTTCCGGTTTTGGGTACCGGAGGAATTATGATTCCGTGGGTCCTTATTAATTTATTGCAGAGGGATTATCAGACCGCTGTGTCCCTGCTGGTACTATACCTTTTCATCACCGTTATCAGAAATATCATCGAACCGAAGATCGTTGGCAGTCAGCTGGGGTTGCATCCGGTGGTGACCTTATTTTGCATCTTTCTTGGAGCAAACTTATTTGGAGTCATCGGCGTGTTCGGATTTCCGATCGCCCTGTCGCTTCTTAAACATTTGAACGATGCCGGTACAATTAACGTTTTTAAATAA
- a CDS encoding pyridoxamine 5'-phosphate oxidase family protein: protein MQKVLKYLRENPFYIGTCDGDQPHVRPFGAVAEFEGKIYIVTSNQKKCYKQMIQNPKVEISTMSKDGTWIRIEGKVVRDDRREARVQMMDENREALSGMYSVDDHLMEVLYLQDATATIYSFTKEPEVISF, encoded by the coding sequence ATGCAAAAAGTATTGAAGTATTTACGAGAAAATCCGTTTTATATCGGAACCTGTGACGGAGATCAGCCCCACGTCCGCCCTTTTGGCGCAGTGGCAGAATTTGAAGGAAAGATTTATATCGTCACCAGCAATCAGAAAAAGTGCTATAAGCAGATGATACAAAATCCGAAGGTAGAGATCAGCACCATGAGCAAAGATGGTACATGGATTCGAATAGAAGGAAAAGTTGTTCGTGATGATCGAAGAGAAGCCCGCGTCCAAATGATGGACGAAAACCGCGAAGCATTGAGCGGCATGTATTCTGTGGACGATCATCTCATGGAAGTACTGTATCTCCAGGACGCTACCGCAACGATCTATTCTTTTACAAAGGAGCCGGAAGTAATAAGCTTCTAA
- a CDS encoding transposase: protein MASITQDMKYRLSLIKYAQRFGVTKAAIRYHHNRQYIYRWLRRYDGSIESLRELSRKPHSHKNQHTANELKLIHDMRRRNPNAGLVVFWVKLRQRGYSRSITGLYRVLIKQSLIPKKPQNPKYIAKKYEQMEYPGQRVQIDVKFVPSSCLVGEASDKKFYQYTAIDEFSRFRYLAAFEEHSSYSASEFLKQVIKAFPFKIVFRPIMDRNLQNVLVLLKIQR, encoded by the coding sequence ATGGCAAGTATAACACAAGATATGAAATATCGTCTATCCTTAATTAAATATGCTCAAAGATTTGGCGTTACAAAAGCTGCTATCAGATATCATCACAACAGGCAATATATTTATCGTTGGTTGCGTAGATATGATGGTTCTATTGAGTCCCTGAGAGAACTTTCTCGTAAGCCTCATTCCCATAAAAATCAGCATACTGCAAATGAGCTTAAACTCATTCATGATATGCGTCGTAGGAATCCAAATGCAGGTCTTGTTGTCTTTTGGGTCAAACTGCGACAGCGTGGGTATTCCAGATCCATTACTGGGCTTTATCGAGTACTAATCAAGCAATCTTTGATCCCTAAGAAACCTCAGAATCCTAAATATATTGCTAAAAAATATGAGCAAATGGAGTATCCAGGTCAAAGAGTACAAATTGATGTTAAATTTGTTCCATCCTCTTGCCTTGTTGGCGAAGCTTCTGATAAGAAATTCTATCAATATACTGCTATTGATGAATTCTCTCGTTTTAGATATCTTGCTGCTTTTGAGGAACACAGCTCTTATTCTGCTTCTGAATTCCTTAAACAAGTTATTAAAGCTTTCCCATTTAAGATCGTGTTCAGACCGATAATGGACAGGAATTTACAAAACGTCTTGGTACTTCTAAAAATCCAACGTTAA
- a CDS encoding heavy metal translocating P-type ATPase: protein MKQKFNVTGMTCSACSSHVEKSVTKLPGVLNVSVNLLTNSMQVEYEESALSDQQIITAVEHAGYGASLEESQNLRKVKDIKAEGSKSNPVEEQLQNMKKRLWISFGFLIPLMYLAMGHMLHLPLPGFLMGHENAITFAFTQFLLCLPIVYINQNYFTKGFKTLFHGAPNMDSLIAIGSSAALLYGIFAIYRMSYGMGMADMHMVSKYSMDLYFESAATILTLITLGKFLEARSKGKTSEALTKLMDLAPKTAWVERQGQQLQVPVEEVAAGEIVLIKPGSSIPVDGTILEGNTSVDEAAITGESLPVYKEPGMDVIAATTNKSGFIKVKATRVGADTTFSQIIRLVEDASATKAPIAKLADKIAGIFVPVVIGIAVLTAAVWILTGAAFEFALSKAIAVLVISCPCALGLATPVAIMVGTGKGAENGILIKSGEALELAHSVDCVVLDKTGTITEGKPIVTDVLPIHVTKERLLAIAGGLEKGSEHPLAEAIMNYIEQEQSPIEPVRDFQSVSGKGVKAVIGDQTYLAGNQRMMEENGIHVSLHETRLDQLASEGKTPMLFADSKNLIGIIAVADVVKSTSKSAIKALRDMNIQVTMLTGDNKKTAEGIGRELQLNQIISEVLPQEKEKVLSDLQKQGKKVAMVGDGINDAPALVRADVGIAIGAGTDVAVESADIILMKNDLLDVVTAIRLSKAVIRNIKQNLFWAFFYNCLGIPLAAGVFYPLFGWSLNPMFAAAAMSCSSVFVVSNALRLKMFKGGADGNNNRYTGQLMAEENTFKNQEESKMVTLKIDGMMCQNCVKHVKEALESFKGATVDVNLDHKEAKVEIPSSVSTEELKAAVEQAGYTVTQIIE, encoded by the coding sequence ATGAAACAAAAATTTAACGTGACCGGCATGACATGCTCCGCCTGCTCATCACACGTTGAAAAAAGTGTGACGAAGCTCCCCGGAGTTTTGAATGTAAGCGTAAACCTGTTGACAAACAGCATGCAGGTGGAATACGAAGAAAGCGCCTTATCCGATCAACAGATCATTACAGCGGTAGAACATGCAGGGTACGGTGCTTCTTTGGAGGAATCGCAAAATTTGAGAAAGGTAAAAGATATAAAGGCGGAAGGTTCCAAAAGTAATCCGGTAGAAGAGCAATTACAGAATATGAAAAAACGACTGTGGATCTCCTTTGGATTTCTGATTCCGCTGATGTATCTTGCTATGGGTCATATGCTCCATCTGCCCTTGCCGGGCTTCCTTATGGGCCATGAAAATGCAATCACTTTTGCGTTCACGCAATTTCTGCTGTGTCTGCCGATTGTATATATCAACCAAAATTATTTTACAAAAGGATTTAAGACCTTATTTCATGGCGCACCTAATATGGACAGCCTGATTGCCATAGGCTCCTCGGCAGCCTTGCTGTATGGCATCTTCGCTATTTACCGGATGAGCTATGGAATGGGAATGGCGGATATGCACATGGTATCAAAATATAGTATGGACTTATATTTTGAATCAGCCGCAACCATTTTGACGTTAATTACGCTGGGCAAGTTTTTAGAGGCAAGATCGAAAGGGAAAACCAGTGAAGCTCTGACTAAATTAATGGATCTGGCTCCTAAAACCGCATGGGTGGAAAGACAGGGACAGCAGCTGCAGGTTCCGGTGGAAGAAGTGGCAGCCGGAGAAATCGTTCTCATAAAGCCAGGAAGCAGCATCCCTGTGGACGGAACGATCCTGGAGGGAAACACCAGTGTGGATGAAGCGGCCATTACAGGCGAAAGCCTGCCGGTCTACAAGGAACCGGGCATGGATGTGATCGCAGCGACTACCAATAAGTCTGGATTTATAAAAGTTAAAGCTACAAGAGTAGGGGCAGACACTACATTTTCGCAGATCATTAGGCTGGTGGAGGATGCCAGTGCAACGAAAGCACCCATCGCTAAACTGGCGGATAAAATAGCAGGGATCTTTGTTCCGGTGGTCATAGGCATTGCAGTGCTCACTGCGGCCGTATGGATTTTGACGGGAGCAGCGTTTGAATTTGCTCTATCCAAAGCGATTGCCGTCCTGGTCATTTCCTGCCCGTGTGCATTGGGTCTGGCAACGCCGGTAGCCATTATGGTGGGTACCGGCAAGGGTGCGGAAAACGGTATTTTAATAAAATCCGGAGAAGCTTTAGAATTGGCACACAGCGTAGACTGTGTGGTATTGGATAAGACCGGGACCATTACAGAGGGAAAACCAATTGTAACAGATGTCCTGCCAATTCACGTGACGAAAGAAAGGCTCCTTGCTATTGCAGGAGGACTGGAGAAGGGGAGCGAGCATCCGCTGGCCGAGGCGATCATGAACTATATAGAGCAGGAGCAGAGCCCTATAGAGCCGGTCAGGGATTTTCAATCTGTATCCGGCAAAGGGGTAAAAGCAGTCATTGGAGATCAGACCTATTTGGCCGGGAATCAAAGAATGATGGAAGAGAATGGTATTCATGTCTCCCTGCACGAGACCCGGCTGGATCAATTGGCTTCGGAAGGAAAAACGCCGATGCTCTTTGCTGATTCTAAGAATTTAATCGGGATTATTGCAGTTGCAGATGTGGTCAAATCCACCAGCAAGAGTGCTATTAAAGCCTTGAGGGATATGAATATTCAGGTCACGATGCTGACAGGAGACAATAAAAAAACCGCCGAGGGAATCGGCAGAGAGCTCCAACTGAATCAGATCATTTCAGAAGTCCTGCCTCAGGAAAAGGAAAAGGTCTTGTCCGACCTGCAGAAACAGGGCAAAAAGGTTGCTATGGTAGGGGACGGCATCAACGATGCTCCGGCACTGGTTCGGGCAGATGTAGGCATTGCCATCGGAGCAGGTACGGATGTGGCAGTGGAGAGTGCGGACATTATTCTGATGAAAAATGATCTGTTGGATGTGGTAACCGCCATCCGGCTAAGCAAGGCTGTTATCAGAAATATAAAACAGAATTTGTTCTGGGCCTTCTTTTATAACTGTCTGGGCATACCGCTGGCGGCGGGTGTTTTTTATCCCCTATTCGGGTGGAGCTTAAATCCCATGTTTGCCGCAGCAGCCATGAGCTGCAGCAGCGTGTTTGTGGTATCAAATGCTCTTCGGTTAAAGATGTTTAAAGGGGGCGCCGATGGGAATAATAACCGGTATACAGGTCAGCTAATGGCCGAAGAAAATACATTTAAAAATCAGGAGGAAAGTAAAATGGTAACATTAAAAATTGATGGAATGATGTGTCAGAACTGTGTAAAGCATGTGAAGGAGGCTTTAGAATCCTTTAAGGGTGCTACGGTAGATGTGAATCTGGATCACAAGGAAGCAAAAGTAGAAATCCCTTCTTCCGTGTCTACAGAAGAGCTGAAAGCCGCTGTGGAGCAGGCAGGATACACCGTGACACAAATCATCGAGTAG
- a CDS encoding patatin-like phospholipase family protein produces the protein MKTGIVDVGGGLRGIYGAGVFDYCMDKKITFDYCIGVSAGSANIASFLAGQRKRNFAFYFEYPFRRKYMSLHNFIRKGSYIDLDYVYGALSNENGENPLNYQGLITNPAEMKVVASEAVSGKIKYFEKTDLSQNNYGILKASSSIPVVCKPYLIEDTLYFDGALGDPVPIRRAFSDGCDKVVVILTKPRDVIRSPGKDEKLARLLRHQYPEAAKNLALRAKRYNESVLLTKKLEAQGKAVIIAPDNIEGADTLTKNKAVLHQLYQKGYRDAEKIEEFLNVQKYDSFVI, from the coding sequence ATGAAAACGGGAATTGTGGATGTGGGAGGCGGACTTAGAGGAATTTATGGAGCAGGCGTGTTTGATTATTGCATGGATAAAAAAATCACATTTGATTACTGCATAGGCGTTTCTGCCGGAAGTGCAAATATTGCCTCTTTTTTGGCAGGACAGAGAAAACGTAATTTTGCATTTTATTTTGAATATCCATTCAGAAGAAAATATATGAGCCTGCATAATTTTATTAGAAAGGGATCTTATATAGATTTAGACTATGTATATGGGGCTCTTAGTAATGAGAACGGGGAGAATCCACTGAATTATCAAGGGCTGATAACGAATCCGGCCGAGATGAAGGTGGTTGCCTCAGAAGCCGTCAGCGGAAAAATAAAGTATTTTGAGAAGACGGATTTGAGTCAGAACAATTATGGCATACTGAAAGCCTCATCCTCCATTCCTGTAGTCTGCAAGCCGTATTTGATTGAGGATACCCTTTACTTCGACGGGGCACTAGGAGATCCGGTGCCGATCCGAAGGGCTTTTTCAGACGGATGTGATAAAGTGGTGGTAATCCTCACGAAGCCTCGGGATGTCATCCGTTCGCCCGGAAAAGATGAAAAGCTTGCAAGGCTGCTGCGGCATCAATATCCGGAAGCGGCGAAAAATTTGGCACTGAGGGCGAAACGATACAACGAGAGTGTTCTCCTGACTAAAAAACTGGAAGCTCAGGGAAAAGCGGTGATTATCGCTCCGGATAACATAGAAGGAGCAGATACCCTGACCAAGAATAAGGCTGTGTTGCATCAGTTATACCAAAAAGGATACCGGGATGCAGAAAAAATAGAGGAGTTCTTAAATGTGCAAAAATATGACAGCTTTGTTATATAA
- a CDS encoding methyl-accepting chemotaxis protein → MTKKASIKTKLVLFFGLLILIMVFIQGVVSFVELTKAHNSAIAAEKQKFDVEIKTSVDNLISVLDVNHQRYLDGEITHDEEMNAAKEIVRDTRYNGGDGYFWADLADGTCMVHMNPAYEGKQRFNEKDLEGTYFIQNLIKAGNHKGGDFTEFYFTKPDKEGSFLKRAFTEEYEPYGWYISTGNYYEDIEKTISHYQMTKRLSLIGIVICGGAMGALAIVSMTVIAEKMTRRLKSITQRLELLGQGDLHSPVPDIASGDELETLSLATKQTVNHLSEILHDIDDTMKNFSDGNFILQSKTDYQGDLSGINDSIHKFSVNISNTLAQINTSSDEVARGSDQVAAGSQTLAQGATEQTAAIEELSDFVNDMTLNIQQTSNDAEQAKKIADDSSIASVQGKQQMQKMIEAMDKISYASSEIGKIIKTIDDIAFQTNILALNAAVEAARAGEAGKGFAVVADEVRNLAGKSAESAKNTSELIEHSMNAISNGTSIVSETADSLNDIISSAEKSSEVIQHIADAAILQERTIGEVNSRLTHVSEVIQMNSATAEESAASSEEMSAQATMLKELIQHFKFK, encoded by the coding sequence ATGACAAAAAAAGCAAGCATTAAGACAAAGCTCGTACTTTTTTTCGGACTACTGATTTTGATAATGGTCTTTATACAGGGAGTGGTATCTTTTGTTGAACTGACGAAAGCCCATAACTCGGCGATTGCAGCAGAGAAGCAAAAGTTTGATGTAGAGATAAAAACCAGTGTTGACAATCTAATCAGTGTTCTGGATGTAAATCATCAGCGATACTTGGACGGCGAAATCACACATGATGAAGAAATGAACGCGGCGAAAGAAATTGTGAGGGATACCAGATATAACGGCGGTGACGGATATTTCTGGGCAGATTTGGCAGACGGAACCTGCATGGTACATATGAATCCAGCCTATGAAGGAAAGCAGAGATTTAACGAAAAGGATTTGGAAGGGACATACTTTATTCAGAATCTGATTAAAGCCGGTAATCACAAGGGCGGTGATTTTACAGAGTTTTACTTCACAAAACCGGATAAAGAAGGCAGCTTCCTAAAGCGTGCGTTTACGGAGGAATATGAGCCGTATGGCTGGTATATCAGTACCGGCAATTATTATGAAGATATAGAAAAAACAATCAGCCACTATCAGATGACGAAACGGCTTTCTTTGATCGGTATTGTTATATGCGGCGGGGCCATGGGCGCACTTGCGATTGTATCCATGACTGTTATTGCCGAAAAAATGACAAGACGGTTAAAAAGTATTACCCAGCGTTTGGAGCTTTTGGGACAGGGTGATCTGCATTCCCCGGTTCCGGACATAGCCAGCGGAGATGAATTAGAGACATTATCCTTGGCAACGAAGCAAACGGTTAATCATTTAAGTGAAATTCTTCACGACATCGATGACACCATGAAGAATTTCTCCGATGGGAACTTTATTTTACAATCCAAGACGGATTATCAGGGAGATTTGTCAGGAATTAATGATTCCATTCATAAATTCTCCGTGAATATTTCAAATACTTTAGCCCAGATCAATACTTCTTCGGATGAAGTGGCGCGCGGCTCGGATCAGGTGGCTGCCGGTTCGCAAACGCTGGCTCAGGGTGCTACGGAGCAAACAGCAGCGATTGAAGAATTATCTGATTTTGTAAATGATATGACGCTTAATATTCAGCAAACCTCTAATGATGCGGAGCAGGCTAAGAAAATTGCGGATGATTCCAGCATTGCCTCCGTTCAGGGGAAACAGCAGATGCAAAAAATGATAGAAGCCATGGATAAGATCAGTTATGCTTCCAGCGAAATTGGGAAGATCATCAAGACCATTGACGACATTGCGTTCCAAACGAATATTCTTGCACTTAATGCTGCTGTGGAGGCGGCTCGTGCAGGAGAGGCCGGTAAAGGTTTTGCTGTCGTGGCAGATGAAGTTCGGAATCTGGCAGGAAAATCGGCAGAGAGTGCAAAGAATACCTCTGAATTAATTGAACACTCTATGAATGCCATTTCCAACGGTACGTCCATTGTTTCTGAAACGGCGGACTCCTTAAACGATATTATTTCAAGCGCTGAAAAATCGTCAGAAGTCATCCAGCATATTGCAGATGCAGCTATTTTACAGGAAAGGACCATTGGAGAGGTGAATTCCAGACTGACGCATGTATCTGAGGTAATTCAGATGAATAGCGCTACTGCAGAGGAAAGTGCCGCATCAAGTGAAGAAATGTCGGCTCAGGCCACTATGCTGAAAGAACTGATTCAGCACTTCAAATTTAAATAG
- a CDS encoding YbaK/EbsC family protein, which translates to MAIEKCREYFRKFNMEDRILEFDVSSATVELAASAVGCEPERIAKTMSFKVEEKPVLIVMAGDARIDNGKYKGTFHTKAKMLSPEEVEERIGHAVGGVCPFGIQEDVTVYLDESLKRFETVFPACGSSNSAIELTIDELEQYSDFEGWIDVCKNWQ; encoded by the coding sequence ATGGCGATTGAAAAGTGCAGAGAATATTTTAGGAAATTCAATATGGAAGACCGGATTTTAGAGTTTGATGTGTCCAGTGCAACAGTGGAGCTTGCCGCATCAGCAGTAGGATGTGAACCCGAAAGGATTGCGAAGACCATGTCCTTCAAGGTGGAAGAAAAACCGGTGTTGATCGTTATGGCGGGAGATGCCAGAATTGACAACGGAAAATATAAAGGAACCTTTCATACAAAGGCAAAGATGCTCAGCCCGGAGGAAGTTGAGGAACGGATAGGACATGCTGTGGGAGGGGTCTGTCCTTTTGGAATACAAGAGGATGTCACGGTTTATTTAGATGAATCCCTGAAACGTTTTGAGACGGTGTTTCCGGCCTGCGGAAGCAGTAACAGTGCCATAGAGCTGACTATAGATGAGCTGGAACAATATTCTGATTTTGAGGGGTGGATAGATGTTTGCAAAAACTGGCAGTAA
- a CDS encoding metal-sensing transcriptional repressor: MKADKGKVLKLLKTARGQIDGIIKMVEEDRYCIDISHQLMAAAAILNTTNREVLSAHLKSCVNNAETAQEREEKIDELIGMLGKIMK, from the coding sequence TTGAAAGCAGATAAAGGTAAAGTATTAAAACTGTTGAAAACAGCTAGAGGGCAGATTGACGGCATTATAAAAATGGTGGAGGAGGACAGATATTGTATTGACATTTCACATCAGCTTATGGCGGCTGCCGCTATTTTAAATACTACGAACAGAGAGGTCTTATCGGCACATCTTAAATCTTGTGTGAATAACGCGGAGACGGCACAGGAAAGAGAAGAAAAAATCGATGAATTAATCGGGATGTTGGGTAAGATAATGAAATAG
- the mtnN gene encoding 5'-methylthioadenosine/S-adenosylhomocysteine nucleosidase → MGRPIGILCPCEGEFKPYEEAFKEETRKSSAGLTFLEGTIAGTQAVFVVSGVCKVNAALAAQMMIDMYEVRFLINSGTAGGMARHVGLLDTAVSTEICYHDVNPVNLVELYPFMAAETPYFKADEKLLQAARIAAEGHPFTQKIHFGRMATGEKFVVDKERKEINEQFSPLCADMETAAVAHTCYVNKVPFIAVRSITDTEEHSGVDNCEANFLTAAKRSKEFVVQLLQEISTNNL, encoded by the coding sequence ATGGGTAGACCAATCGGAATCCTTTGCCCTTGTGAAGGAGAATTCAAGCCGTATGAAGAGGCTTTTAAAGAAGAAACAAGGAAGAGCAGTGCGGGGCTGACCTTTTTAGAGGGAACCATAGCCGGCACTCAGGCAGTCTTTGTAGTATCCGGCGTGTGTAAGGTCAATGCAGCTCTTGCGGCGCAGATGATGATCGATATGTATGAAGTGCGATTCCTTATCAATTCAGGAACAGCCGGCGGTATGGCACGGCACGTTGGATTGCTGGATACCGCCGTATCTACGGAAATCTGTTACCACGATGTCAATCCGGTAAACTTAGTAGAGCTATATCCGTTTATGGCTGCGGAGACCCCATACTTTAAAGCGGATGAAAAACTGCTTCAAGCAGCAAGAATAGCAGCAGAAGGACATCCCTTTACTCAGAAGATTCATTTTGGACGGATGGCCACAGGTGAAAAATTTGTGGTGGACAAAGAGCGAAAGGAAATCAATGAACAATTTTCACCCTTATGTGCCGATATGGAAACTGCAGCCGTTGCGCATACTTGCTATGTAAACAAGGTCCCTTTTATTGCAGTGCGGTCTATAACGGATACGGAGGAGCACAGCGGGGTCGACAATTGTGAAGCCAACTTTCTGACAGCAGCCAAGCGTTCAAAAGAGTTTGTTGTACAGCTGCTTCAAGAAATATCAACAAATAATTTATAA